The following coding sequences are from one uncultured Desulfobacter sp. window:
- a CDS encoding TolC family protein yields MKKLPIYIQTLVFLVFGFTAQGLCEPSYTLKQLCKVANDNAETIQIAREQTFIAELDKKRAQSVLIPTASLYGSYLNYKNDDFYTPDVNTLGGKLTQSFTLNGKELIAYDVSKKNIEKTKFSEQAIRSDYIFQVAQAYIQALNLKRLVTVADAEVERLNTYRDSVKEKLSVGSVTKTALYRAQAELSKAKTNQIVADNNVQTAKASIVRLTGIEDTFSISSEGIKAVDNFSITFEDIKTQALKERYEIKEAAKDVEIARRTIAYEKGDYWPRIELEGGYREKDISYDTARGTQDGYDTEEAYVQAQLVFTLYDGGLRRAQVHQAEAKLRQAEQSLANEKKAVLLESKQSFLEFNTTKSTLVNLADEVKSAEENFNAVQMQFKYGMADSIDIMDANTLLVDAQRRTANARSSFYLSILKIIYTQGKILDYLLTKE; encoded by the coding sequence ATGAAAAAGCTTCCAATTTATATTCAGACGTTGGTGTTTCTGGTTTTTGGATTTACTGCCCAAGGGCTTTGCGAACCGTCATACACCCTTAAACAATTGTGCAAAGTGGCCAATGACAATGCAGAAACCATCCAGATTGCCAGAGAACAGACTTTCATTGCAGAGCTGGACAAAAAACGGGCCCAATCCGTACTTATACCCACAGCAAGTTTATACGGCAGTTACCTGAATTATAAAAATGACGATTTTTACACGCCGGATGTCAATACATTGGGCGGAAAACTCACCCAGTCCTTTACCCTGAACGGCAAGGAACTGATTGCCTATGATGTCAGTAAAAAAAACATTGAAAAAACAAAATTTTCTGAACAGGCCATTCGAAGCGATTATATTTTCCAGGTGGCCCAGGCCTATATCCAGGCACTGAATTTAAAACGACTGGTGACCGTAGCGGATGCCGAAGTTGAACGGCTGAACACATACAGAGATTCGGTAAAGGAAAAGCTCTCGGTGGGCAGTGTGACAAAGACAGCCCTGTACCGGGCCCAGGCGGAATTATCAAAGGCGAAAACCAATCAAATTGTGGCGGACAATAATGTTCAGACCGCCAAGGCAAGCATCGTCAGACTCACCGGCATTGAAGATACGTTCTCCATTTCGTCCGAGGGCATCAAAGCGGTAGACAATTTTTCCATCACCTTTGAAGATATAAAGACCCAGGCCCTTAAAGAGCGCTATGAAATCAAGGAGGCCGCAAAAGACGTTGAGATTGCCCGGCGGACCATTGCCTATGAAAAAGGAGATTACTGGCCCCGCATTGAATTGGAAGGCGGCTACCGGGAAAAAGATATCTCCTATGATACGGCACGGGGTACCCAGGACGGATATGATACCGAAGAGGCATATGTCCAGGCACAGCTGGTATTTACCCTGTATGACGGCGGCTTGCGCAGGGCCCAGGTCCACCAGGCGGAGGCAAAACTGCGCCAGGCGGAACAGTCCCTGGCCAATGAAAAAAAGGCGGTGCTCCTTGAATCGAAGCAGTCTTTTCTGGAATTCAACACCACGAAATCCACCCTGGTCAACCTTGCCGATGAAGTCAAATCCGCCGAGGAGAATTTCAATGCCGTCCAGATGCAGTTCAAATACGGCATGGCCGACAGTATTGATATCATGGACGCCAATACCTTGCTTGTGGATGCCCAGCGGCGAACCGCCAATGCCCGCTCCTCCTTTTATCTGTCCATATTAAAAATCATTTACACCCAGGGGAAAATCCTGGATTATCTTTTAACAAAAGAATAA
- the aroL gene encoding shikimate kinase AroL has translation MAVIINNGDTMGPIFLIGYRCTGKTSTGTYLAELLNKDFLDTDLVLESTYDTTIAQMVEQHGWSYFRAKESETLVTLDLKGGPVIATGGGIILVEENRQFLKEKGTVIYLHASASVLTDRIRKDANNIERRPDLTQDSLALETQKMLDIRNPLYQALAGISIDTEKYDPKTAALHIIAELGL, from the coding sequence ATGGCTGTTATTATAAACAATGGAGATACCATGGGACCCATTTTTCTTATCGGATACCGATGTACCGGTAAAACCAGCACAGGAACGTATCTTGCCGAACTTCTAAATAAAGATTTTCTGGATACGGATCTGGTGTTGGAGTCAACTTACGACACCACCATTGCGCAGATGGTGGAACAGCACGGCTGGTCTTATTTCAGGGCTAAGGAATCTGAAACCCTCGTGACCCTGGATCTAAAAGGTGGCCCTGTCATCGCCACAGGTGGAGGGATTATCCTGGTAGAGGAAAACAGACAGTTTTTAAAAGAGAAGGGAACGGTTATCTATCTTCATGCGTCAGCGTCCGTTTTGACGGACAGGATTCGCAAAGATGCGAACAATATCGAGCGAAGGCCGGATTTGACCCAGGACAGCCTTGCCCTTGAAACACAAAAGATGCTTGACATCAGAAATCCGTTGTACCAGGCGCTTGCCGGAATATCCATTGACACGGAAAAATACGATCCCAAAACGGCTGCATTGCATATTATCGCCGAACTAGGCCTTTAG
- a CDS encoding hotdog domain-containing protein: MNINTHQSMDNELCGKPVMVENGKSRVELTTTSRMAADDSGLVHGGFIFGLADYAAMLAVNHPNVVLGGADVKFLKPVKAGESVDAQAEVTSGSGKKQMVSVTVQRGDEVVFKGEFACFVLEKHVLG; the protein is encoded by the coding sequence ATGAATATAAATACCCATCAATCAATGGACAATGAACTGTGTGGAAAACCGGTTATGGTGGAAAACGGGAAAAGCCGGGTGGAATTGACGACCACATCCCGCATGGCGGCCGATGACTCTGGTCTGGTGCATGGCGGATTTATTTTCGGACTTGCAGACTATGCGGCCATGCTTGCGGTCAATCACCCCAATGTTGTGCTTGGCGGGGCGGATGTTAAGTTTCTCAAGCCGGTTAAAGCAGGCGAATCTGTCGATGCCCAGGCCGAAGTCACATCCGGATCCGGTAAAAAACAGATGGTGAGCGTTACGGTTCAACGCGGGGATGAGGTGGTTTTTAAAGGGGAGTTTGCCTGTTTTGTTCTGGAAAAACATGTTCTTGGATAA
- a CDS encoding long-chain fatty acid--CoA ligase produces the protein MSDASAYAKKIWTESYAQGVPRHIEYQDILIPQYLEQSAINFPDNPALIFQGYAMTYAHLNETVCRFAGALRELGFKKGDRVAILLPNIIPCVAAYYAALKIGGIVVLNNPLYADRELERQFRDSGATLLITQDIFVDRMVKMQGKTDITTIIYASIGNYMPLFKRLLFPLAAPKKGLTKDIPPTPGLYNFQDLIAESSPDTSQADVTMDDVAMYQYTGGTTGASKGVMLTHKNISCQVQQLDAWFPEFEEGRETMLGALPFFHVFGMSTSMNYAIKKGWRNVLLPRPQTKQLLEAISKFKVSFAPMVPTMYIGILEHPDIEKTDLSSIRASFSGSAHLPLEIINNFQKKTDSIIVEGYGQTECTPVTHMNPFQGKRIVGSIGLPLPDTICKIVDLEDHTRQVPIGESGELLIKGPQVMKGYLNQPDATAKTITKDGFLRSGDIAQMDENGYFYIVDCIKDIIISSGFNVYPRDIDEVLCEHPKIIEACAVGIPHPKRGEAVKAFVVLKAEETMTEQEVIDYCATKLARYKLPVAVAFRNELPKSNVGKILKKELRIQEYNKQSPFSVNF, from the coding sequence TTGTCTGACGCAAGCGCTTACGCAAAAAAAATCTGGACCGAATCCTATGCCCAAGGTGTCCCCCGGCACATTGAGTATCAGGATATTCTGATTCCCCAGTATCTTGAGCAATCTGCAATAAATTTTCCAGACAACCCGGCGTTGATCTTCCAGGGATATGCCATGACCTACGCGCATCTCAATGAGACTGTTTGCAGGTTTGCCGGAGCCCTCAGGGAATTGGGCTTTAAAAAAGGGGACCGTGTGGCTATTTTGCTGCCCAATATCATCCCCTGCGTGGCCGCTTATTATGCCGCATTAAAAATCGGCGGCATTGTTGTATTGAATAATCCCTTATACGCAGACAGGGAACTTGAACGCCAGTTCAGGGATTCGGGTGCCACTCTTTTGATCACCCAGGATATTTTTGTAGACCGTATGGTAAAGATGCAGGGAAAAACCGATATTACGACCATTATTTACGCGTCAATCGGTAATTATATGCCCTTGTTCAAACGCCTGCTTTTTCCCCTGGCCGCCCCCAAAAAAGGACTGACCAAGGATATTCCACCAACCCCCGGTCTTTATAATTTCCAGGACTTGATTGCCGAATCCTCTCCGGACACAAGCCAGGCGGATGTGACCATGGACGATGTGGCCATGTATCAATATACCGGCGGCACCACAGGGGCCTCCAAGGGGGTCATGCTCACCCACAAAAATATCTCCTGCCAGGTTCAGCAACTTGACGCCTGGTTTCCCGAATTTGAGGAAGGGCGGGAAACCATGCTTGGTGCTCTACCCTTTTTCCATGTATTCGGCATGTCCACTTCCATGAACTATGCCATCAAAAAGGGGTGGCGCAATGTCCTGTTACCCAGACCCCAAACCAAGCAACTTCTGGAAGCCATCTCCAAATTCAAAGTATCCTTTGCACCCATGGTGCCTACCATGTACATCGGGATATTGGAGCACCCGGATATTGAAAAAACGGATCTCAGCTCAATACGGGCCAGTTTCTCAGGTTCCGCTCACCTTCCCCTGGAGATCATCAACAATTTTCAGAAAAAAACAGACTCTATTATCGTGGAGGGTTATGGGCAGACCGAATGCACCCCGGTCACCCATATGAACCCTTTCCAGGGAAAACGGATTGTGGGCAGTATTGGCCTTCCCCTCCCGGATACGATCTGTAAAATTGTGGACCTTGAAGACCATACCAGGCAGGTGCCCATAGGAGAATCCGGCGAGCTTCTCATTAAAGGCCCCCAGGTGATGAAAGGCTATCTGAACCAGCCGGATGCCACAGCCAAAACCATCACCAAAGACGGATTTCTGCGATCGGGGGACATCGCCCAAATGGATGAAAACGGCTATTTTTATATTGTTGACTGCATCAAAGATATTATCATCTCCAGTGGTTTCAATGTCTATCCCCGGGACATTGACGAGGTGCTGTGTGAACACCCCAAAATCATTGAAGCCTGTGCCGTAGGCATCCCCCATCCCAAACGCGGTGAAGCCGTTAAAGCCTTTGTTGTTCTCAAAGCTGAAGAGACCATGACGGAACAGGAGGTCATTGACTATTGTGCAACCAAGCTTGCCAGGTATAAACTGCCTGTGGCTGTGGCGTTCAGAAATGAGCTGCCCAAATCCAATGTAGGGAAGATTTTAAAAAAAGAATTGAGGATTCAAGAGTACAACAAACAATCACCGTTTTCAGTGAATTTTTAA
- the aroA gene encoding 3-phosphoshikimate 1-carboxyvinyltransferase — MKQVVPRNIQDQVVQIPGSKSISHRMLICAALADGISEIYNVLDSQDISLTRKTLVCMGAQIESREDGVLTVAGFGGRPKPWPDPIHLGNSGTSMRLLAGIAALGSTPYTLTGDERMCQRPMGELMDALGGIRISASSQNSDGTPPVVIQGGDRNGGRTLLDCSRSSQYLSALLMAGAFFDQGLVIDLTGPAVSQPYIDLTLDVMNQFGVSAFQVSDTCYEVPGAQTYTAGTRSVEPDLSNAGYFWAAGAITGADIGVDNIGTASLQGDLKQAYIFEKMGCTVDHDGRVLRVKGDALQGVDVDMSDTPDAVPAVAVTAAFAQGTTRISNIGHLRVKECDRIDAVCSQLKKMGINAVQGPDFMEITGGTPHGAQIETFNDHRIAMAFAVAGLRVDGVKIENPVCVEKSFPTFWQLFESLA, encoded by the coding sequence ATGAAGCAGGTAGTTCCCAGAAATATCCAGGACCAGGTGGTCCAAATCCCAGGCTCCAAGAGCATTTCACACCGGATGCTGATTTGCGCCGCCTTGGCAGACGGCATCTCAGAAATTTATAATGTGCTGGACAGCCAGGATATTTCACTTACCCGCAAAACCCTGGTGTGCATGGGGGCGCAAATTGAAAGTAGAGAGGACGGGGTCCTGACGGTAGCAGGATTCGGCGGACGGCCGAAACCCTGGCCGGATCCCATCCACCTGGGCAATTCCGGCACCTCCATGCGTCTTTTGGCGGGCATTGCCGCCCTTGGCAGCACCCCTTATACCCTGACCGGGGATGAGCGCATGTGCCAACGGCCCATGGGGGAGCTGATGGACGCCCTGGGCGGGATTCGAATCAGTGCATCTTCCCAGAATAGTGACGGCACGCCGCCGGTGGTGATCCAGGGCGGTGACCGCAACGGAGGGCGTACCCTGCTTGACTGCTCCCGGTCAAGCCAGTACCTGTCGGCGCTGCTCATGGCCGGGGCCTTTTTTGACCAGGGGCTGGTGATTGATCTCACCGGGCCCGCCGTGTCCCAGCCCTATATTGATTTAACTTTGGATGTGATGAATCAGTTCGGGGTCAGTGCCTTTCAGGTATCCGACACCTGTTATGAGGTCCCGGGGGCCCAGACTTACACGGCCGGCACCAGATCCGTGGAACCCGATCTTTCCAATGCCGGTTATTTCTGGGCAGCAGGCGCGATCACCGGTGCGGATATCGGGGTGGACAATATCGGTACCGCCTCGTTGCAGGGAGATTTGAAACAGGCCTATATATTTGAAAAGATGGGGTGCACGGTCGATCATGACGGCCGGGTATTGCGGGTCAAAGGGGATGCGTTGCAGGGGGTGGATGTGGATATGTCCGATACCCCGGATGCGGTGCCGGCTGTGGCTGTGACAGCCGCCTTTGCCCAGGGCACCACCCGGATTTCCAATATCGGCCATCTGCGGGTGAAAGAGTGCGACCGCATTGATGCGGTGTGTTCCCAGCTGAAAAAAATGGGCATTAACGCTGTCCAGGGACCGGATTTCATGGAAATTACCGGCGGCACACCCCACGGGGCACAGATTGAAACCTTTAACGACCATCGTATTGCCATGGCCTTTGCGGTTGCAGGTCTTCGGGTGGACGGCGTGAAAATTGAAAATCCAGTGTGCGTGGAAAAATCATTTCCCACATTCTGGCAGCTTTTTGAATCCCTTGCCTGA